The Cellulomonas fulva genome includes a window with the following:
- a CDS encoding TatD family hydrolase, which yields MARTRERGWPATPEPLPVPVVDNHTHLETVVTWRADGWTGPSAPSGTRSGAQSDEQSGAQPELPGLVAHLERAAAAGVPRMVQVGCDVGSVRWTDAVVREHPSLVGAVAVHPNEAVLHAGVREVAPDGLEPDPQEWHAMPLDEALDLVATTARGNPRIRAIGETGLDFFRAGPLGRAVQREAFRAHVALAKELGLALQIHDRDAHDEVVELLLRDGAPERTVFHCFSGDQGLAQVAAEHGWFCSFAGPVSYPANEHLRAAARALPVDLLLVETDAPYLTPHPWRGRPNAPYLLGGTVRALAEARGQDLPELCAALTRTTDQVYGPW from the coding sequence ATGGCACGCACGCGCGAACGCGGGTGGCCGGCGACGCCCGAGCCCCTCCCGGTGCCGGTGGTCGACAACCACACGCACCTGGAGACCGTCGTCACCTGGCGCGCGGACGGCTGGACCGGCCCGAGCGCGCCGTCGGGCACGCGATCGGGCGCCCAGTCGGACGAGCAGTCCGGCGCACAGCCGGAGCTGCCCGGGCTCGTCGCGCACCTCGAGCGCGCGGCGGCGGCCGGCGTGCCGCGCATGGTGCAGGTGGGCTGCGACGTCGGGTCGGTGCGCTGGACGGACGCCGTGGTGCGCGAGCACCCCTCGCTCGTCGGGGCCGTCGCCGTCCACCCCAACGAGGCGGTGCTGCACGCGGGCGTGCGCGAGGTGGCCCCGGACGGGCTCGAGCCCGACCCGCAGGAGTGGCACGCGATGCCGCTCGACGAGGCCCTGGACCTGGTCGCGACGACCGCGCGCGGCAACCCGCGCATCCGCGCGATCGGCGAGACGGGACTCGACTTCTTCCGCGCCGGGCCGCTGGGGCGCGCGGTGCAGCGCGAGGCGTTCCGCGCGCACGTCGCGCTCGCCAAGGAGCTCGGCCTCGCGCTGCAGATCCACGACCGGGACGCGCACGACGAGGTCGTCGAGCTGCTGCTGCGCGACGGTGCGCCCGAGCGCACGGTGTTCCACTGCTTCTCCGGCGACCAGGGGCTGGCGCAGGTGGCGGCCGAGCACGGCTGGTTCTGCTCGTTCGCGGGTCCCGTCTCCTACCCGGCCAACGAGCACCTGCGCGCGGCGGCCCGGGCGCTGCCGGTCGACCTGCTGCTCGTCGAGACCGACGCGCCGTACCTGACGCCGCACCCGTGGCGCGGTCGCCCCAACGCGCCCTACCTGCTCGGCGGCACGGTCCGCGCGCTGGCGGAGGCACGGGGTCAGGACCTGCCCGAGCTCTGCGCCGCCCTGACCCGCACCACGGACCAGGTCTACGGCCCCTGGTGA
- the metG gene encoding methionine--tRNA ligase → MSRILSAVAWPYANGPRHIGHVAGFGVPSDVFSRYMRMAGHDVLMVSGTDEHGTPILVEADKQGTTAQALADKYNRVIAEDLTALGLTYDLFTRTTTRNHYAVVQEMFRTVHKNGYMVEKTTMGAISPSTGRTLPDRYIEGTCPICGYDGARGDQCDNCGNQLDPIDLKNPRSRINGETPKFVESTHFFLDLPAFANALDAWLRTRTDWRPNVLNFSLNLIDDLRPRAMTRDIDWGIPVPLEGWESNPNKRLYVWFDAVIGYLSASIEWARRSGDPDAWRAWWNDPEALSYYFMGKDNITFHSQIWPAELLGYDGLGDKGGAPGAFGQLQLPTEVVSSEFLTMEGKKFASSRGIVIYVRDMLARYQPDALRYFIAVAGPENQDADFTWADFLRRTNDELVAGWGNLVNRTASMIHKNFGEIPAAGPLLDVDRGILEQSRAAFGTVGDLVGTHRHRAAISEAMRVVQEANRYVSDTEPWKLTADRERLGTVLNTAAQVVSDANTLLAPFLPHSAQKVHETLGGTGVFAPQPRLEEVTDLDDDSRSYPVITGDYRDVPAWATTALVPGTPVAKPTPVFTKLDDSIVEEELERYRSR, encoded by the coding sequence ATGTCCCGCATCCTGTCCGCCGTCGCGTGGCCCTACGCGAACGGCCCCCGCCACATCGGTCACGTCGCCGGATTCGGCGTCCCCTCGGACGTCTTCTCCCGGTACATGCGCATGGCGGGCCACGACGTCCTCATGGTCTCGGGCACCGACGAGCACGGGACGCCGATCCTGGTCGAGGCGGACAAGCAGGGGACCACGGCGCAGGCGCTCGCGGACAAGTACAACCGCGTGATCGCGGAGGACCTGACGGCACTGGGCCTGACGTACGACCTGTTCACCCGCACGACGACGCGCAACCACTACGCCGTGGTGCAGGAGATGTTCCGCACCGTGCACAAGAACGGCTACATGGTCGAGAAGACGACCATGGGCGCGATCAGCCCGAGCACCGGGCGCACCCTGCCGGACCGCTACATCGAGGGCACCTGCCCCATCTGCGGCTACGACGGCGCGCGCGGTGACCAGTGCGACAACTGCGGCAACCAGCTGGACCCGATCGACCTGAAGAACCCGCGCAGCCGGATCAACGGCGAGACCCCGAAGTTCGTCGAGTCGACGCACTTCTTCCTCGACCTGCCGGCGTTCGCCAACGCGCTGGACGCCTGGCTGCGCACGCGCACCGACTGGCGACCCAACGTGCTGAACTTCAGCCTCAACCTCATCGACGACCTGCGGCCGCGCGCCATGACCCGGGACATCGACTGGGGCATCCCCGTGCCGCTCGAGGGCTGGGAGTCCAACCCCAACAAGCGCCTGTACGTGTGGTTCGACGCCGTGATCGGCTACCTGTCCGCGTCGATCGAGTGGGCCCGCCGCTCGGGTGACCCCGACGCATGGCGCGCCTGGTGGAACGACCCGGAGGCGTTGTCCTACTACTTCATGGGCAAGGACAACATCACGTTCCACTCCCAGATCTGGCCCGCCGAGCTCCTGGGCTACGACGGGCTGGGGGACAAGGGCGGGGCGCCGGGGGCGTTCGGGCAGCTGCAGCTCCCGACCGAGGTGGTGAGCAGCGAGTTCCTCACCATGGAGGGCAAGAAGTTCGCGTCGTCGCGCGGCATCGTCATCTACGTGCGGGACATGCTCGCGCGCTACCAGCCGGACGCGCTGCGCTACTTCATCGCGGTCGCCGGGCCGGAGAACCAGGACGCCGACTTCACGTGGGCGGACTTCCTGCGCCGCACCAACGACGAGCTCGTGGCCGGCTGGGGCAACCTGGTGAACCGCACCGCGAGCATGATCCACAAGAACTTCGGGGAGATCCCTGCCGCCGGCCCGCTGCTGGACGTGGACCGGGGGATCCTCGAGCAGTCACGCGCGGCGTTCGGCACGGTCGGCGACCTCGTCGGGACGCACCGCCACCGCGCGGCGATCTCCGAGGCGATGCGGGTGGTCCAGGAGGCGAACCGCTACGTCTCCGACACCGAGCCGTGGAAGCTCACCGCGGACCGCGAGCGGCTCGGCACGGTGCTGAACACCGCCGCGCAGGTGGTCAGCGACGCCAACACGCTGCTGGCCCCGTTCCTGCCGCACTCCGCGCAGAAGGTCCACGAGACGCTGGGCGGCACGGGCGTGTTCGCGCCGCAGCCGCGGCTCGAGGAGGTCACGGATCTGGACGACGACTCGCGCTCCTACCCGGTGATCACGGGGGACTACCGCGACGTGCCCGCGTGGGCGACGACGGCGCTGGTGCCCGGGACCCCGGTGGCGAAGCCGACCCCGGTGTTCACCAAGCTCGACGACTCGATCGTCGAGGAGGAGCTCGAGCGCTACCGGTCGCGCTGA
- a CDS encoding type VII secretion target gives MEGFDIDLAALRRHASHVEGRAGELDRSVDQAVAAVDQAAYGVVMAGLGLMVGRLQTGVCGALAAASASLSATAGGLEASAVAYQELDSVVGDVLARGRRLLEAVVL, from the coding sequence GTGGAGGGGTTCGACATCGATCTGGCGGCGCTGCGCAGGCACGCGTCGCACGTGGAGGGCCGCGCAGGCGAGCTGGACCGCAGCGTGGACCAGGCTGTGGCAGCGGTGGACCAGGCGGCGTACGGGGTCGTGATGGCGGGCCTGGGCCTCATGGTCGGACGCCTGCAGACCGGGGTCTGCGGCGCGCTCGCGGCGGCGTCCGCGAGCCTGTCGGCGACCGCGGGCGGCCTGGAGGCGTCGGCCGTGGCGTACCAGGAGCTCGACTCGGTCGTCGGCGACGTGCTCGCGAGGGGTCGCCGCCTCCTCGAGGCGGTGGTGCTGTGA
- a CDS encoding PQQ-dependent sugar dehydrogenase translates to MVPRALTGAGALVVVLVLAGCTGPGDEPAPTVTSARHATAPSSDPTTSAPGPSPTPTPDARPARCTTLPEADEDADVAPGSATVGVEVSTVATDLAVPWGIAPLSDGRVLLTLRDDAGVVLVEPDGTVTPVDGPGADELADVVVHEAESGLLGVTVLAERDDAVDVALYATTADDNRVLRATLSGTTLGDLTPVLTGIPRQWYHSGGGVALGPDGCLWITTGDAGDPDAAQDLDSLGGKILRVTPDGDPAPGNPFAGSPVWSYGHRNVQGIGWSADGRTFAAEFGQDTWDELNVIHPGANYGWPVVEGRGGGGDFVDPVAVWATDDASPSGLAVTDEAVYLAGLRGETLWRVPLRPVGETDADGVGEPQALLTGEHGRLRAVVALGTAGGPGSRSDEDASDDERALLVLTNNRDGRGEPSDGDDRLLRVVVD, encoded by the coding sequence GTGGTGCCTCGCGCGCTGACCGGGGCGGGGGCGCTCGTCGTCGTGCTCGTCCTGGCGGGGTGCACGGGACCCGGCGACGAGCCCGCGCCCACCGTGACGTCCGCGCGGCACGCGACCGCGCCCTCGTCGGACCCGACGACGAGCGCGCCCGGCCCGAGCCCGACGCCGACTCCTGACGCGCGACCCGCTCGGTGCACCACGCTCCCCGAGGCCGACGAGGACGCGGACGTCGCGCCCGGCAGCGCGACCGTCGGCGTCGAGGTCAGCACGGTCGCCACCGACCTGGCGGTGCCGTGGGGGATCGCGCCCCTGTCCGACGGCCGGGTCCTGCTCACGCTGCGCGACGACGCCGGCGTGGTGCTCGTCGAGCCGGACGGCACCGTCACGCCGGTCGACGGCCCGGGCGCGGACGAGCTCGCGGACGTCGTGGTGCACGAGGCGGAGAGCGGCCTGCTGGGCGTGACCGTGCTGGCGGAGCGCGACGACGCGGTGGACGTGGCGCTGTACGCGACGACCGCCGACGACAACCGGGTGCTGCGCGCGACGCTGAGCGGGACGACCCTCGGCGACCTCACCCCCGTCCTGACCGGCATCCCGCGTCAGTGGTACCACTCCGGCGGCGGCGTCGCGCTGGGCCCGGACGGCTGCCTGTGGATCACCACGGGTGACGCGGGGGACCCGGACGCCGCGCAGGACCTCGACTCGCTCGGCGGCAAGATCCTGCGCGTGACCCCCGACGGCGACCCCGCGCCCGGCAACCCGTTCGCCGGGTCGCCGGTGTGGAGCTACGGGCACCGCAACGTGCAGGGCATCGGGTGGTCCGCCGACGGGCGCACGTTCGCCGCCGAGTTCGGCCAGGACACGTGGGACGAGCTCAACGTGATCCACCCGGGCGCCAACTACGGCTGGCCGGTGGTCGAGGGCCGGGGCGGCGGCGGCGACTTCGTCGACCCCGTCGCGGTCTGGGCCACCGACGACGCGTCGCCCAGCGGCCTGGCCGTGACCGACGAGGCCGTCTACCTCGCCGGGCTGCGCGGGGAGACGCTGTGGCGGGTCCCGCTGCGGCCGGTCGGGGAGACCGACGCCGACGGCGTCGGTGAGCCGCAGGCGCTCCTCACGGGCGAGCACGGTCGTCTCCGCGCCGTGGTGGCGCTGGGTACGGCGGGCGGCCCCGGCTCACGGTCCGACGAGGACGCGTCCGACGACGAGCGCGCGCTGCTGGTGCTGACGAACAACCGCGACGGCCGCGGCGAGCCGTCCGACGGCGACGACCGGCTCCTGCGCGTCGTCGTCGACTGA
- a CDS encoding isochorismatase family protein, which yields MGEGRRALLVVDVQPTFCEGGALPVAGGNAVAEAIARYAAATHDRYDLVVTTQDWHVDPGAHFSEQPDFVDTWPPHGVAGTEEAELHPALSELGPDVSVKKGEYAAAYSGFEGVDGEGRSLAAILREERVTDVDVVGIAESHCVRATALDAHAEGLRTRVLTDLTVPVTPELGAAARDELRAAGVELTASDAAFPAGSAADGEGGTGASDGARSSDPGA from the coding sequence ATGGGTGAGGGGCGTCGGGCGCTGCTCGTCGTGGACGTGCAGCCGACCTTCTGCGAGGGCGGCGCGCTGCCCGTGGCGGGCGGGAACGCCGTGGCCGAGGCGATCGCGCGGTACGCGGCCGCGACGCACGACCGGTACGACCTGGTCGTCACCACGCAGGACTGGCACGTCGACCCCGGCGCGCACTTCTCCGAGCAGCCGGACTTCGTCGACACGTGGCCGCCCCACGGCGTCGCGGGCACCGAGGAGGCCGAGCTGCATCCCGCGCTCTCGGAGCTCGGTCCGGACGTCAGCGTGAAGAAGGGCGAGTACGCGGCCGCGTACTCCGGCTTCGAGGGCGTGGACGGCGAGGGGCGCTCGCTCGCGGCGATCCTGCGCGAGGAGCGGGTGACCGACGTCGACGTGGTCGGGATCGCGGAGTCGCACTGCGTGCGCGCGACCGCGCTCGACGCGCACGCCGAGGGCCTGCGCACGCGCGTGCTGACCGACCTCACCGTGCCGGTCACGCCCGAGCTGGGGGCGGCCGCGCGCGACGAGCTGCGGGCGGCCGGCGTGGAGCTGACGGCGAGCGACGCGGCGTTCCCGGCGGGCTCGGCCGCCGACGGCGAGGGTGGCACCGGCGCCTCGGACGGCGCCCGCTCGTCGGACCCCGGGGCGTGA
- a CDS encoding ABC transporter ATP-binding protein, whose protein sequence is MPPLQDVYLRDQPVRTLGRMFRGQRRRLVVAAAAFTLKHSPIWVIPLLTANIIDVVVDHRPLTELWVNAAIMAVLILQNLPLHQLYTRMLSRSVRTVETGLRMALAQRLQELSIGFHRRVSAGVLQAKIVRDVENVVESTRQAFDSGMAAVTTLAGAIVITAIRVPEFLPVYLVAVPAGAALVVSMRRRMSARNAAFRAEVEHMSARVSEMTHLIPITRAHGLERDELERMDATLVGVRNAGFRLDVTNGWFGSLSWILMQLLSVATLVGAAWIAWTGRFGMSAGDVTMLSAYFVALTGAVTALMSLTPIIAKGLESVRSMGEVLTDPDVERNHGKAQVAAVRGDVDLEDVRFAYDDAPDETAIDGLTLHVRAGETVALVGPSGSGKSTVLNMVIGFLTPTEGRILLDGRPMTELDLRSYRRHLAVVPQESLLFEGSVRDNVTYGSRDLSDEVVLAALRDANALDFVDAMGGLDAVIGERGARLSGGQRQRLAIARALVRDPRVLVLDEATSALDTASERLVQEALARLMRGRTTFVVAHRLSTIRGADRIAVMRDGRLVEIGSHDELVAADGAYADLHRLAAPA, encoded by the coding sequence ATGCCGCCCCTCCAGGACGTGTACCTGCGGGACCAGCCCGTGCGCACGCTCGGCCGGATGTTCCGCGGCCAGCGCCGCCGGCTCGTCGTCGCCGCGGCCGCGTTCACGCTCAAGCACTCGCCGATCTGGGTGATCCCGCTGCTCACGGCCAACATCATCGACGTGGTGGTCGACCACCGGCCGCTCACGGAGCTGTGGGTGAACGCGGCGATCATGGCGGTGCTGATCCTGCAGAACCTGCCGCTGCACCAGCTCTACACGCGGATGCTGTCCCGCTCGGTGCGCACGGTGGAGACCGGGCTGCGGATGGCGCTCGCGCAGCGGCTCCAGGAGCTGTCGATCGGCTTCCACCGCCGGGTCAGCGCGGGGGTGCTGCAGGCCAAGATCGTGCGCGACGTGGAGAACGTCGTGGAGAGCACGCGCCAGGCGTTCGACTCCGGCATGGCCGCCGTCACGACCCTGGCGGGCGCGATCGTCATCACGGCGATCCGGGTGCCCGAGTTCCTCCCGGTGTACCTGGTGGCCGTGCCCGCGGGCGCCGCGCTCGTCGTGTCGATGCGGCGCCGCATGTCCGCCCGCAACGCGGCGTTCCGCGCCGAGGTGGAGCACATGTCCGCGCGCGTCTCGGAGATGACCCACCTGATCCCCATCACCCGCGCGCACGGGCTGGAGCGTGACGAGCTCGAGCGCATGGACGCGACGCTCGTCGGCGTCCGCAACGCCGGCTTCCGGCTCGACGTGACGAACGGCTGGTTCGGGTCGCTGTCCTGGATCCTCATGCAGCTGCTGTCGGTGGCGACCCTGGTCGGTGCCGCGTGGATTGCCTGGACCGGGCGGTTCGGGATGAGCGCGGGGGACGTCACGATGCTGTCCGCCTACTTCGTCGCGCTCACCGGCGCGGTCACGGCGCTGATGTCCCTGACGCCGATCATCGCCAAGGGGCTGGAGTCCGTCCGCTCGATGGGCGAGGTGCTCACCGACCCGGACGTCGAGCGCAACCACGGCAAGGCGCAGGTCGCGGCGGTCCGCGGCGACGTCGACCTCGAGGACGTGCGCTTCGCGTACGACGACGCGCCCGACGAGACCGCGATCGACGGCCTGACCCTGCACGTGCGCGCGGGCGAGACGGTCGCGCTGGTCGGGCCGTCCGGCTCCGGCAAGTCGACCGTCCTCAACATGGTGATCGGCTTCCTGACCCCCACCGAGGGTCGGATCCTGCTCGACGGCCGCCCGATGACCGAGCTCGACCTGCGCTCCTACCGGCGTCATCTCGCCGTGGTCCCGCAGGAGTCGCTGCTGTTCGAGGGCAGCGTGCGGGACAACGTCACCTACGGGTCCCGCGACCTGTCCGACGAGGTGGTGCTCGCGGCGCTGCGGGACGCGAACGCGCTGGACTTCGTCGACGCGATGGGCGGGCTGGACGCGGTGATCGGCGAGCGCGGCGCCCGGCTCTCGGGCGGGCAGCGGCAGCGGCTCGCGATCGCCCGCGCCCTAGTCCGCGACCCGCGCGTGCTGGTGCTCGACGAGGCCACGTCCGCGCTCGACACCGCGTCCGAGCGGCTGGTGCAGGAGGCGCTGGCCCGGCTCATGCGCGGACGCACCACGTTCGTGGTCGCCCACCGGCTCTCCACGATCCGCGGCGCCGACCGCATCGCCGTGATGCGCGACGGCCGGCTCGTCGAGATCGGGTCGCACGACGAGCTCGTCGCCGCCGACGGCGCGTACGCCGACCTCCACCGCCTCGCGGCCCCCGCGTGA
- the rsmI gene encoding 16S rRNA (cytidine(1402)-2'-O)-methyltransferase, protein MSASVTGGRLVLAATPIGNVEDASARLRDLLASADVVAAEDTRRLRALVGRLGVEVSGRVVSYHEHNEAARAQELLDVVAGGGTVLVVTDAGMPAVSDPGFRVVTAAVAAGLTVTAAPGPSAVLTALALSGLPTDRFCFEGFPPRKPGERARVLADLSDERRTMVFFEAPHRLATLLGAMAQAFGADRPAAVCRELTKTYEEVVRGSLAELVEWAQGEVRGEVVVVVGGATRSAGADDLPALVAQVRARVDAGERLKDAARDVAATAGVPTRTLYEAALQRG, encoded by the coding sequence GTGAGCGCCTCGGTGACCGGTGGGCGGCTGGTGCTGGCGGCGACGCCGATCGGCAACGTGGAGGACGCGTCCGCCCGCCTGCGGGACCTGCTCGCGAGCGCGGACGTGGTGGCCGCCGAGGACACGCGGCGCCTGCGCGCGCTCGTCGGCCGGCTGGGCGTCGAGGTGTCGGGGCGCGTCGTGAGCTACCACGAGCACAACGAGGCCGCGCGGGCCCAGGAGCTGCTCGACGTGGTCGCAGGGGGCGGCACCGTGCTCGTCGTGACCGACGCGGGCATGCCCGCGGTGTCCGACCCGGGCTTCCGTGTCGTCACGGCCGCGGTCGCCGCCGGCCTGACGGTCACCGCCGCCCCCGGACCGAGCGCGGTGCTGACCGCGCTCGCGCTGTCCGGGCTGCCGACCGACCGGTTCTGCTTCGAGGGCTTCCCGCCCCGCAAGCCCGGCGAGCGGGCGCGCGTCCTCGCGGACCTGTCCGACGAGCGCCGCACGATGGTCTTCTTCGAGGCGCCGCACCGGCTCGCGACGCTGCTGGGTGCCATGGCGCAGGCGTTCGGCGCGGACCGGCCTGCCGCGGTGTGCCGCGAGCTGACGAAGACCTACGAGGAGGTGGTCCGCGGGTCGCTCGCGGAGCTCGTCGAGTGGGCGCAGGGCGAGGTGCGGGGCGAGGTCGTCGTCGTCGTGGGCGGTGCGACGCGGTCCGCGGGCGCGGACGACCTGCCGGCGCTCGTCGCGCAGGTGCGCGCCCGGGTGGACGCGGGCGAGCGCCTCAAGGACGCGGCGCGGGACGTCGCCGCCACGGCCGGGGTCCCGACGAGGACGCTGTACGAGGCGGCGCTCCAGCGCGGCTGA
- a CDS encoding dolichyl-phosphate-mannose--protein mannosyltransferase yields the protein MPQTDDDAPDDASSTERARPSSDVAAPDLAAPDRAAPDLEAPDRAAPDRAAPDRAASEAAPAGQDHQAGAPAGDEEPERSDVAAANPWAPVSAGPLSRGAHPEGDDTSARVAVLEPGERDPHALGPDDPAPLAAEPSVPAAPPTREELLDRLLGRATLVLDATRRGRLTGWAWALAVTVLAGVLRFWDLGKPHSLVFDETYYVKDGWSLVERGYEADWGEDPNPAFEAGDDSSLGTGAEYVVHPQVGKWLIGLGMRLTGSMESAFGWRLATALLGTLSVLLIARIARRLFGSTAWGTVAGLLLAVDGMAIVMSRTALLDPILMFFVLAAFGALLLDREQARRRLAERTADLLAQGADLGWGPHLGFRWWRLASGVLLGLGMGTKWSAMYFLAVFGLLSVLWDATARRAVGVRGWAGAAVVKDGLVAAVVMVGSAVAVYLASWWSWFAHAQAWGRTWAADHPGAGVTWLPDSLRSFVEYHRQMWEFHNGLETPHTYAAHPLGWIVQWRPTSFYWDSELSALNGGDAQAACGADHCAQAILAIGNPVLWWSGAAAVLVAVFWLIRYRDWRAGAVLSGLLAGWVPWFAYAHRTIFDFYSIAFTPWVVLTLVYVLTLIVGPATLPREARRGAIIGVGVFLGVVVAVSVYFYPLWAGWTVPYDFWHQHMWLQTWI from the coding sequence GTGCCGCAGACCGACGACGACGCCCCCGACGACGCCTCGTCGACCGAGCGCGCGCGCCCGTCGTCCGACGTCGCCGCGCCCGACCTCGCAGCGCCCGACCGTGCTGCGCCCGACCTCGAAGCGCCCGACCGTGCTGCGCCCGACCGTGCTGCGCCCGACCGTGCTGCGTCCGAGGCCGCCCCGGCTGGGCAGGACCATCAGGCGGGCGCTCCGGCCGGCGACGAGGAGCCGGAGCGCTCGGACGTGGCGGCCGCGAACCCGTGGGCACCGGTCTCCGCCGGACCGCTCTCACGCGGTGCGCACCCCGAGGGCGACGATACGAGCGCCCGCGTCGCCGTCCTCGAGCCCGGCGAGCGGGACCCGCACGCCCTCGGCCCCGACGACCCCGCGCCCCTCGCGGCGGAGCCCTCGGTACCCGCGGCGCCCCCGACGCGCGAGGAGCTGCTCGACCGCCTGCTCGGCCGCGCGACGCTCGTGCTCGACGCCACCCGCCGCGGACGGCTGACGGGCTGGGCGTGGGCGCTGGCGGTCACGGTGCTCGCCGGGGTGCTGCGGTTCTGGGACCTCGGCAAGCCGCACTCGCTCGTGTTCGACGAGACGTACTACGTCAAGGACGGCTGGTCGCTGGTCGAGCGCGGCTACGAGGCGGACTGGGGCGAGGACCCGAACCCGGCGTTCGAGGCCGGAGACGACTCGAGCCTCGGCACCGGTGCCGAGTACGTGGTGCACCCGCAGGTCGGCAAGTGGCTGATCGGGCTGGGGATGCGGCTGACCGGCAGCATGGAGAGCGCCTTCGGCTGGCGCCTGGCGACCGCGCTGCTCGGCACGCTCAGCGTGCTGCTGATCGCCCGGATCGCGCGTCGGCTGTTCGGCTCGACCGCGTGGGGCACGGTCGCCGGCCTGCTGCTCGCGGTCGACGGCATGGCGATCGTGATGTCGCGGACCGCGCTGCTGGACCCGATCCTCATGTTCTTCGTCCTCGCGGCGTTCGGTGCGCTGCTGCTGGACCGCGAGCAGGCCCGGCGCCGGCTCGCGGAACGGACCGCGGACCTGCTCGCGCAGGGGGCGGACCTGGGCTGGGGGCCGCACCTCGGCTTCCGCTGGTGGCGGCTGGCCTCGGGCGTCCTGCTCGGGCTGGGCATGGGCACCAAGTGGTCGGCGATGTACTTCCTGGCGGTCTTCGGGCTGCTGTCGGTGCTGTGGGACGCGACCGCCCGGCGCGCGGTGGGCGTCCGGGGCTGGGCGGGCGCGGCCGTCGTCAAGGACGGCCTCGTGGCGGCCGTGGTGATGGTCGGGTCGGCCGTCGCGGTGTACCTGGCGTCGTGGTGGTCGTGGTTCGCGCACGCCCAGGCCTGGGGGCGCACGTGGGCGGCGGACCACCCCGGTGCGGGCGTGACCTGGCTCCCGGACTCGCTGCGCTCGTTCGTCGAGTACCACCGGCAGATGTGGGAGTTCCACAACGGGCTCGAGACGCCGCACACCTACGCCGCGCACCCGCTCGGCTGGATCGTGCAGTGGCGCCCCACGTCGTTCTACTGGGACAGCGAGCTGTCCGCCCTCAACGGCGGCGACGCGCAGGCCGCCTGCGGCGCGGACCACTGCGCGCAGGCGATCCTGGCGATCGGCAACCCCGTGCTGTGGTGGTCCGGTGCCGCGGCCGTCCTGGTCGCGGTGTTCTGGCTGATCCGCTACCGCGACTGGCGCGCCGGCGCCGTCCTGTCCGGCCTGCTGGCCGGGTGGGTGCCGTGGTTCGCCTACGCCCACCGCACGATCTTCGACTTCTACTCGATCGCGTTCACGCCGTGGGTGGTGCTGACGCTGGTGTACGTCCTGACGCTGATCGTCGGGCCGGCGACCCTGCCCCGCGAGGCACGCCGCGGAGCGATCATCGGCGTCGGGGTGTTCCTGGGCGTCGTCGTCGCCGTGAGCGTGTACTTCTACCCGCTGTGGGCGGGCTGGACGGTGCCGTACGACTTCTGGCACCAGCACATGTGGCTCCAGACCTGGATCTAG